ATCAAGAAAAGACCTTACAGTTTCCAGTCCTTGGTCAAGATAAAGCGCTCCCACGAAGGATTCGAACACATCAGCCAGCAGGGCCGGGCGAGTACGTCCGCCCGTAAGTTCTTCCCCTTTTCCCAGCAGTACATAACGTCCAAACCCTAAACTTTCAGCAAACTTAACCAGCGAAGGCTCGCATACGATAGCGGCACGCAGCTTGGTCAGTTCCCCTTCAGGTCGATCTGGCAACAGATTGTACAAATATTCAGAAACCGTCAACTCCAGTACAGCATCCCCTAGAAACTCGAGACGCTCATTGTCCTGATGCTGATTGAAACGGTGTTCATTCACATAAGATGCATGGGTAAAGGCCTGCTTCAGAAGCACAGAATCGTGAAATTGGATTTGAAGTTGCTGTTGTAACTGCTTCAGTTCTCCTTTCACCGCGCTGTCCCCTTACTGATTATATTTTTTTAGAATAACGGTTGCGTTATGTCCCCCGAATCCAAATGAATTCGACATTACAATATCCAGATCTGCCTTACGTGGCACATTTGGTACATAATCCAAATCGCATTCTGGGTCCTGGTTGTCCAAATTAATCGTTGGTGCAATCATCCCTTTTTGCAAAGAGAGTCCGCAGATAATAGCCTCTACTCCACCAGCAGCACCTAGAAGATGACCTGTCATGGATTTCGTTGAGCTAATAGCTACTTTATAGGCGTGTTCGCCCAATGCTTTCTTAACAGCAGCCGTTTCTGATCTATCTCCTACAGGCGTTGAAGTACCATGTGCATTGATGTAATCAATATCTTCAGGAGAGATACCAGCATCACGGATGGCCATCTTCATGCAGCGAGCTGCACCATCTGGATCAGGCTCTGTCATATGATGAGCATCAGCGCTCAGTCCATAGCCGATAACCTCTGCGTAAATCTTCGCGCCACGTTTCTCTGCATGTTCGAGTGATTCAAGAATAAGAATTCCAGCGCCCTCTCCCATAACAAAACCGTCACGATCCACATCAAACGGACGACTAGCCTTCTCAGGCTCATCATTACGAGTGGACATTGCTCTCATTGCACAAAAGCCCGCCATACCCGTTGGACGAATGGTCGCTTCTGAACCTCCGCAGATCATTGCATCCGCGTCTCCACGTTGAATCAAGCGGAAGGATTCCCCAATGGAATGGCTTCCTGTAGCACAAGCTGTAACTGTCGTCGTATTTGGACCCTTAGCACCGAGGTTAATGGACAGTTGCCCAGAACCCATGTTGGCGATCATCATCGGGATAAAGAATGGGCTAACCCGCTTTGGCCCTTTTTCAAGCAACAGATTATGATTGTCTTCCCAAGTACCAAGACCTCCGATACCCGAACCAACAGATACACCGATCCGTTCAGCATCGATATCTTCACCGATCTTAAGTCCGCTGTCTCTCAACGCGTCTTCACCGGCAGCCACTGCAAATTGTACAAAACGGTCCATCTTGCGGGCTTCCTTGCGGCCAAAAAGCGCCTCTGGATCAAAATCTTTAACTGACGAAGCAATTTGCGTAGTATATTCACTGACATCAAAGGC
This window of the Paenibacillus sp. FSL R10-2734 genome carries:
- the rnc gene encoding ribonuclease III; amino-acid sequence: MKGELKQLQQQLQIQFHDSVLLKQAFTHASYVNEHRFNQHQDNERLEFLGDAVLELTVSEYLYNLLPDRPEGELTKLRAAIVCEPSLVKFAESLGFGRYVLLGKGEELTGGRTRPALLADVFESFVGALYLDQGLETVRSFLDNHVFPLVETDGKLQMQMTDYKTELQELIQQHNMGTLEYRIIEERGPAHEREFVSEVLMTNRSLGKGSGRSKKEAEQQAAAAALLHLKADGA
- the fabF gene encoding beta-ketoacyl-ACP synthase II, which codes for MSHRVVVTGMGVVTSLGKDLETFWDNLMSGKSGVSMVEAFDVSEYTTQIASSVKDFDPEALFGRKEARKMDRFVQFAVAAGEDALRDSGLKIGEDIDAERIGVSVGSGIGGLGTWEDNHNLLLEKGPKRVSPFFIPMMIANMGSGQLSINLGAKGPNTTTVTACATGSHSIGESFRLIQRGDADAMICGGSEATIRPTGMAGFCAMRAMSTRNDEPEKASRPFDVDRDGFVMGEGAGILILESLEHAEKRGAKIYAEVIGYGLSADAHHMTEPDPDGAARCMKMAIRDAGISPEDIDYINAHGTSTPVGDRSETAAVKKALGEHAYKVAISSTKSMTGHLLGAAGGVEAIICGLSLQKGMIAPTINLDNQDPECDLDYVPNVPRKADLDIVMSNSFGFGGHNATVILKKYNQ